A genomic region of Bacteroidales bacterium contains the following coding sequences:
- a CDS encoding T9SS type A sorting domain-containing protein produces MKAKLFITLLLIFISSSYFLTAQDVFLENIYVPNENSQASPHSIIYNDINNLFYVYTGQKIILVNKTSGIIVGAITVGQTGYFIGFHSTIEKTHKLAFDHSRNYIYCANEDDKLLVIDCNNNQIIHEFSSLDPLLGSFLYYNPDLDRLYWVQNSVHIIGDTRLVGINLSSMSTFGHYDIPFEYKIFDVTFCHQNDYLALSITRSVTQTPSGQICLIDPLDLSEFDSYNISDKIATKLQYIGEANRLYCISQNNSNSCLDAFLINPYTNQLNYISNYSINDFPVFGSESSCYIGNNIHYAYFVGKTTAGDFKLVIVDYTRQNTNSPIVAELILPHVDQVLCSPSNDRVYCSGYNLYKIYGSDIENSVSVNGVSNHLIHAGDDQIVLSNLEANSIDSYSLSLELIHQVHLGDDILKGVLNPTWQKNYWIQDFSPESETFLSIQNLFDNSFTSIAIGRAIYDLAYHAGSEKLVVSNHDYMESQITVVDGHTDQFQVISTDQVNLFQPGENNYTYLGGWNVLEFMNMSDYTIGQIQNNGLTSPYEIRDFALLKDGNCIALAYEDGIWGCKLLEIDHNSNQIIGSHSYQILPSNYSNALFYNKVKNQIYLLSDNSVTIINPSNFSVVETIYLSETIRECQYSPRNDRLIIVFLEPIIQFYNASTYEFLHEIQFPVEDHIIATYYNQANDMVYLHMFHYDMNYYKNQIRLYSYRCDDFELSSDIYLQENFVKDLFPISPTEKMVFDESSNYLYIPNQGLGNISIVQCSPDQLALQPGLGVWNWLSFPRLDRVGNDPVPAQPVLVNIDPFPTYLQMTNLPPQRLVGLEEHIMYTTSWPHWTGDLNAIYSTRGYKLETNNSYISYLSMEGTQLDPAYPLTIYAGYQNWVGYYPTWPQDPFAALADVLDELTLIKHHDWVCVKVWGYIPPRGNLEPYWMCSITKPLKYADMLILECSEDVTFQWGGTSSGAIRDLPKSENFTYAEKPDYTPIFIELDTGDHPLEIGAFIADSCIGATVVEELDSMAMIRGYMPNDSSGMITFEKYYGNEKSSSDRIDEYYVLNNRTNLQEKRAINSRENKKYYQVSFKKEANSSSWANPLILDFNPNPCPDFCNIDYFIPCESDVTFELFDVYGRKLNTFQTENEQAGNYSIQWGKLFIDRSTPGIYLIRMSACGNAITKKAIITK; encoded by the coding sequence ATGAAAGCAAAATTATTTATAACACTTCTTTTAATTTTTATTTCGAGTTCTTATTTTTTAACTGCCCAGGATGTTTTCCTTGAAAATATATATGTGCCAAATGAAAATTCTCAAGCTTCACCACATAGTATCATTTATAATGACATAAACAATTTATTTTATGTATATACCGGTCAAAAAATTATCCTCGTCAATAAAACTTCAGGCATAATCGTAGGAGCAATCACTGTCGGACAAACAGGATATTTTATCGGTTTTCATAGTACAATAGAAAAAACTCATAAACTTGCCTTTGATCATAGCCGTAACTATATTTATTGTGCAAATGAGGATGATAAATTACTGGTTATTGATTGTAATAACAATCAAATTATTCACGAATTTTCATCCTTAGATCCCCTGTTAGGTTCTTTCCTATATTACAATCCTGATTTAGATAGATTATATTGGGTACAAAATAGTGTGCACATAATTGGGGATACCCGTCTTGTAGGAATTAATCTATCATCTATGAGTACTTTTGGCCATTATGATATACCTTTTGAATATAAAATATTTGATGTCACTTTTTGTCACCAAAATGACTATCTGGCTTTATCTATTACACGTAGTGTAACACAAACACCAAGTGGACAGATATGTTTAATAGACCCATTAGATCTAAGCGAATTTGACTCATATAATATATCGGATAAAATTGCAACCAAATTGCAATATATAGGCGAAGCAAACAGACTTTATTGTATCAGCCAAAATAATTCTAATTCATGCCTCGATGCATTTTTAATTAATCCTTATACAAATCAACTTAATTATATATCAAATTACTCGATCAATGATTTTCCTGTATTCGGCTCTGAATCATCTTGCTATATTGGTAATAATATTCATTATGCTTATTTTGTTGGAAAGACGACTGCAGGTGACTTTAAATTGGTGATAGTTGATTATACGCGTCAGAATACCAACTCACCAATTGTTGCAGAATTGATTTTACCACATGTTGATCAGGTCCTATGTAGTCCTTCGAATGATCGTGTTTATTGTTCAGGTTATAATTTATACAAAATTTACGGCTCTGATATTGAGAATTCTGTCTCCGTAAATGGAGTATCCAATCATTTAATACATGCAGGGGATGATCAAATAGTTCTTTCCAACCTCGAAGCGAATTCCATTGATAGCTACTCTTTATCACTGGAGTTGATTCACCAGGTTCATTTAGGGGACGATATCCTAAAAGGAGTTCTAAACCCTACATGGCAAAAAAATTACTGGATTCAAGATTTTTCGCCAGAATCAGAGACTTTCCTTTCAATCCAAAACCTATTTGATAACTCATTCACTTCAATTGCAATAGGTCGAGCTATTTACGATCTTGCTTATCATGCAGGTTCTGAAAAACTTGTCGTTTCAAATCATGATTATATGGAGTCGCAAATAACTGTTGTTGATGGCCATACTGACCAATTTCAAGTAATTTCTACAGATCAAGTAAATTTATTTCAACCAGGTGAGAATAATTATACATATTTAGGTGGGTGGAATGTATTAGAGTTTATGAATATGTCGGACTATACTATTGGACAGATCCAAAACAATGGCTTGACTTCACCCTATGAAATAAGAGATTTCGCACTCTTAAAAGATGGGAATTGTATTGCACTGGCCTATGAAGATGGCATCTGGGGTTGTAAATTGTTAGAAATTGATCATAACTCCAACCAAATAATCGGATCTCATTCTTATCAGATATTACCTTCAAATTATAGTAATGCATTATTTTACAATAAAGTGAAGAATCAAATTTATTTATTGTCAGACAATAGTGTAACTATTATTAATCCATCAAATTTCTCAGTTGTTGAAACAATCTATCTATCTGAAACAATTAGAGAATGTCAATATTCGCCTAGAAATGATAGACTCATTATTGTGTTTTTGGAACCAATAATACAATTTTATAATGCGTCAACATATGAATTTCTTCATGAAATACAGTTCCCAGTGGAAGATCACATCATTGCTACTTATTATAACCAGGCGAATGATATGGTTTATTTACACATGTTTCATTATGATATGAATTACTATAAAAATCAAATTCGCTTGTATTCTTACAGATGTGATGACTTTGAGTTAAGTAGTGATATCTATCTTCAGGAAAATTTTGTTAAGGATCTTTTTCCTATATCACCAACTGAGAAAATGGTATTCGATGAAAGTAGTAATTACTTGTATATTCCTAATCAGGGACTTGGAAACATAAGCATTGTTCAATGTTCACCTGATCAACTTGCCCTCCAACCCGGACTCGGAGTCTGGAACTGGCTCTCCTTCCCGCGCCTCGACCGGGTAGGTAACGACCCTGTCCCTGCCCAGCCTGTCCTGGTAAATATCGATCCTTTCCCAACATACCTGCAAATGACCAACCTGCCACCCCAGAGACTAGTTGGTTTGGAAGAGCATATTATGTACACAACTTCATGGCCGCATTGGACAGGAGATTTAAACGCAATATACAGTACCAGAGGATACAAGCTCGAGACGAATAATTCGTATATTTCCTATCTTTCTATGGAAGGCACACAGCTTGATCCGGCATACCCCCTGACCATTTATGCGGGCTATCAGAATTGGGTGGGATATTACCCTACCTGGCCGCAGGATCCATTTGCTGCTCTGGCCGATGTGCTGGATGAACTCACCCTGATCAAGCACCACGACTGGGTCTGTGTCAAGGTATGGGGATATATACCTCCTAGAGGAAATCTTGAACCGTACTGGATGTGCTCCATCACAAAACCGTTGAAATACGCCGATATGTTGATCCTCGAATGTTCTGAAGATGTTACTTTCCAATGGGGAGGTACTTCTTCCGGCGCTATTCGTGATCTGCCAAAATCAGAAAACTTTACCTATGCAGAAAAACCGGATTACACCCCTATTTTCATTGAACTTGATACCGGTGACCATCCCCTGGAAATCGGAGCATTTATTGCCGACTCCTGTATCGGCGCCACCGTGGTTGAAGAACTCGATTCGATGGCAATGATAAGGGGCTACATGCCAAATGATTCCAGCGGTATGATCACTTTCGAAAAATACTATGGAAATGAAAAGAGCTCCTCAGATCGAATCGATGAATATTATGTTTTAAATAATAGGACTAATTTGCAGGAAAAAAGGGCTATCAATTCTCGTGAAAATAAAAAATATTACCAGGTCTCTTTTAAAAAGGAAGCCAATTCAAGTTCCTGGGCCAATCCATTAATCCTTGACTTTAATCCGAATCCCTGCCCGGATTTCTGCAACATCGATTACTTCATTCCCTGCGAATCTGATGTCACTTTTGAGTTATTCGATGTTTACGGCCGGAAACTCAATACGTTTCAAACGGAGAATGAACAGGCCGGCAATTATTCGATCCAGTGGGGAAAATTGTTTATTGATAGGTCTACGCCTGGGATTTATTTGATCCGCATGTCAGCCTGCGGTAATGCCATAACGAAAAAAGCCATTATCACCAAATGA